A genomic window from Halomonas sp. LR3S48 includes:
- a CDS encoding ABC transporter ATP-binding protein: MPSQRISQLPPIFRSAVLNSNSGLHNNKTGFSMKKRDSVGVSIRSVSKRYGGTTALDDITLDIEPGEFVSLLGPSGSGKTTLLGALGGFVLPSSGSVWVGDQDMTYMPPHKRNIGVVFQSYALFPHMTVGENVAFPLRARRLPKSTWPERVRQALAMVELDGYQERGISQLSGGQRQRVALARAMVFEPRLILMDEPLSALDKQLRETMQIELRQLHRKLGATIVYVTHDQREALTMSDRVAVLKDGRLVQIGTPETLHNDPQNAFVASFIGDATLLPVTRVDAHCVKLGKLTLHSSKLLPPHPELFLAIQTEKLLIDDGRHEAGVNRLHCRVREVVYQGDSLRLFLEMDDGTAISLRQPSHHLGQKKIPPIGESLTVVLHPEDTIVVPRTGCRHPAAQVA, from the coding sequence ATGCCAAGCCAAAGAATTTCGCAATTGCCGCCTATCTTTCGATCTGCTGTACTCAATTCCAATAGTGGTTTACACAATAATAAGACGGGATTTTCCATGAAAAAACGAGACAGTGTCGGCGTCTCTATCCGCTCGGTCAGTAAGCGCTATGGCGGAACGACAGCCCTAGACGATATAACCTTAGATATTGAGCCAGGTGAGTTCGTCTCGCTTCTGGGCCCCTCGGGTTCGGGCAAGACCACACTGCTTGGTGCTCTCGGTGGCTTCGTGTTGCCCTCGTCCGGCTCGGTGTGGGTCGGCGACCAGGACATGACCTACATGCCGCCCCACAAGCGCAATATTGGCGTTGTCTTCCAGAGCTATGCGCTGTTCCCACACATGACGGTCGGCGAGAACGTCGCGTTTCCTCTACGTGCCCGACGGCTTCCCAAGTCCACCTGGCCGGAGCGAGTGCGTCAGGCTCTGGCGATGGTGGAGCTCGACGGTTACCAGGAGCGTGGTATTTCGCAGCTCTCGGGCGGGCAGCGCCAGCGGGTGGCCCTGGCGCGTGCCATGGTCTTCGAGCCTCGCTTGATCCTGATGGATGAACCGCTGTCGGCGCTGGACAAGCAACTGCGCGAGACGATGCAGATCGAGCTGCGCCAACTGCACCGCAAGTTGGGCGCGACCATCGTCTACGTGACCCATGACCAGCGTGAGGCGCTGACCATGAGCGATCGAGTGGCGGTCCTCAAGGATGGTCGGCTGGTGCAGATCGGTACCCCCGAAACGCTGCACAACGACCCCCAGAATGCCTTCGTGGCGAGCTTCATCGGCGACGCCACCTTGCTTCCGGTGACGCGTGTTGACGCACACTGCGTCAAGCTCGGCAAGCTCACCTTGCACTCGTCAAAGCTGTTGCCCCCGCATCCGGAACTGTTCCTCGCCATACAGACCGAGAAGCTGCTGATCGATGACGGGCGCCACGAAGCCGGGGTCAACCGCCTGCACTGCCGCGTGCGTGAGGTCGTGTATCAGGGTGACAGCCTGCGGCTCTTTCTCGAAATGGACGATGGCACCGCCATCAGCCTGCGCCAACCCAGCCATCACCTGGGCCAGAAGAAGATTCCACCGATCGGCGAAAGCCTGACAGTGGTCCTGCATCCGGAGGACACCATCGTCGTGCCCCGTACCGGATGTCGACACCCGGCGGCACAAGTCGCCTGA
- a CDS encoding ABC transporter substrate-binding protein → MKQTHCLKTLVTSVALAGAMGASHAMAAGQITFVSQGGAYQEAQTVAILDPVAEALGITIHQESAPDAWPMIRTQGTTGQAVWDVVDTPPLNCVRGGNQDLIETLDYSRIPNAESMPEEYKTPYSVAYEFYSSVLAYNPDAFDGNPPQSWEDFWNVEEFPGTRALRNHPLGTLEAALLADGVAPEELYPLDVDRAFEKLEELKPHIATWWTSGGQSAQLLYDGEVDMLMMWNGRVSAIMGEGAKADFTYNDGILQNTHLCIIKGAPNLDTALEFVNAAIDPQYQANLPLHIDYGPGNPAAFDTGKIPEERARELPSYPENAERQVLMSYEWWSSSEGELAERRWLEFMQQ, encoded by the coding sequence ATGAAACAGACGCATTGCTTGAAGACTTTGGTAACCAGCGTGGCCTTGGCAGGAGCGATGGGAGCTTCCCATGCCATGGCCGCGGGGCAGATCACTTTCGTTTCTCAGGGGGGCGCCTACCAGGAAGCCCAGACGGTGGCCATCCTGGACCCCGTCGCCGAGGCGTTGGGTATCACCATTCACCAGGAGAGCGCCCCGGATGCCTGGCCGATGATCCGCACCCAGGGAACTACCGGCCAGGCCGTGTGGGATGTGGTCGACACCCCGCCACTGAACTGCGTACGCGGAGGCAACCAGGATCTGATCGAAACGCTCGATTACAGCCGGATCCCCAATGCGGAGTCGATGCCGGAGGAGTACAAGACGCCTTACTCCGTCGCCTATGAGTTCTACTCCAGTGTGCTGGCTTACAACCCTGACGCCTTCGACGGTAACCCGCCGCAGAGTTGGGAGGACTTCTGGAACGTCGAGGAGTTTCCCGGCACCCGCGCCTTGCGCAACCATCCCCTGGGAACGCTGGAAGCGGCACTCCTGGCCGATGGGGTGGCGCCGGAAGAGCTGTATCCGCTGGACGTCGATCGCGCCTTCGAGAAACTGGAGGAGTTGAAGCCGCACATCGCCACCTGGTGGACGTCGGGTGGCCAGTCTGCCCAACTGCTCTACGATGGCGAAGTCGACATGCTGATGATGTGGAACGGACGCGTCAGCGCCATCATGGGTGAGGGAGCGAAAGCCGATTTCACCTATAACGACGGCATCCTCCAGAATACGCACCTCTGCATCATCAAGGGCGCGCCCAACCTCGATACTGCGCTCGAGTTCGTCAACGCGGCCATCGATCCGCAATACCAGGCCAACCTACCGCTTCACATCGACTATGGCCCGGGCAATCCGGCCGCTTTCGACACCGGCAAGATCCCTGAAGAGCGCGCCAGGGAACTGCCGAGCTACCCGGAGAACGCCGAGCGCCAGGTGCTGATGTCCTACGAGTGGTGGTCCTCTTCGGAAGGCGAGCTGGCCGAGCGCCGCTGGCTCGAGTTCATGCAGCAATGA
- a CDS encoding ABC transporter permease — MNKLSLGRIVFIGYVALVLVFLILPVLIVLPMSFSDSRFLSFPPSSYSFRWYEAFFGNPGWMAAAKTSLIVAFSTALIATPIGVAAAYAINCSTHRMMRYLKVVLLLPLIVPIIIVATGVFFIYALSGMLYTIPGLIMADVMLALPYVITAVTAGLHGFDQTQEMVARSLGMNRFRSFMVVTLPQIMPSVVTGAIFAFIQALDETMVALFISGGQNQTLTVRMFTALRDEIDPTIAAISTLLTATSFALVMLMVMARKRSSA; from the coding sequence ATGAATAAATTATCCTTGGGTCGGATCGTCTTCATTGGCTACGTGGCATTGGTGCTGGTATTCCTGATCCTGCCGGTACTCATCGTGCTGCCCATGTCGTTCTCGGATAGCCGCTTCCTCTCCTTTCCGCCTTCCAGCTACTCGTTTCGCTGGTACGAGGCCTTCTTCGGCAATCCTGGCTGGATGGCGGCTGCCAAGACCAGCCTGATCGTGGCGTTTTCCACGGCCCTGATCGCCACGCCGATCGGTGTGGCGGCGGCCTATGCCATCAATTGCTCGACGCACCGGATGATGCGCTATCTGAAGGTTGTGCTGCTGCTACCGCTGATCGTGCCGATCATCATCGTCGCCACTGGCGTATTCTTCATCTATGCCCTGTCGGGGATGCTGTACACCATTCCCGGCCTGATCATGGCCGATGTGATGCTGGCGCTGCCCTACGTGATCACGGCGGTTACTGCAGGGCTGCATGGCTTCGATCAAACGCAAGAAATGGTGGCGAGAAGTCTGGGCATGAATCGCTTCCGCAGTTTCATGGTCGTCACCCTGCCGCAGATCATGCCCAGCGTGGTGACCGGGGCGATCTTCGCCTTCATCCAGGCGCTGGATGAAACCATGGTGGCGTTGTTCATCTCCGGCGGTCAGAACCAGACCCTGACGGTGCGCATGTTCACCGCGCTGCGTGACGAGATAGACCCGACCATTGCCGCCATCAGCACGCTGCTGACTGCCACATCATTCGCGCTGGTGATGTTGATGGTCATGGCGCGTAAGCGCTCGTCGGCCTGA
- a CDS encoding ABC transporter substrate-binding protein, with amino-acid sequence MNARFTLTKAGRMGATAMAGLLAAGSLNAQAQTELTMYYPVAVGGALTDVIDGLVAEFENEHPDITVNAIYAGNYDDTRVRAMSAIEAGDAPQLSVLFSIDLFDLLEQDAIVAFDEVIESDEEREWLDGFYPGLMENGQIDGQTYGIPFQRSTIVLYWNKDAFETAGLDPETPPETWEEMAEMAAAVREASGGEQWGVMVPSTGYPYWMFQAFAFQNGHRLMNEEGTEVYFDDPAAIEALEYWVSLAEEHEAMPDGTIEWGTLRQNFLEQSTAMMWHSTGNLTAVRNEASFDFGVAMLPMNTQRGSPTGGGNFYLFKDTSEEEQRAAMTFIRWMTDPERAAAWSIETGYMGVSPASYETEALRNYVEEFPPAAVARDQLEHATAELATYQGGRVRRALDNAVQAALTGQMSPEEALKQAQAEADAALRRYARSR; translated from the coding sequence ATGAACGCACGCTTCACACTCACAAAGGCCGGTAGAATGGGCGCAACGGCCATGGCCGGCCTGCTGGCCGCCGGCTCGCTGAATGCCCAGGCCCAGACCGAGCTGACGATGTACTACCCGGTGGCGGTGGGCGGCGCCCTGACCGACGTGATCGATGGCCTGGTGGCCGAGTTCGAGAACGAGCACCCCGACATCACGGTGAACGCCATCTACGCCGGCAACTACGACGACACCCGCGTGCGGGCAATGTCGGCTATCGAGGCGGGCGACGCGCCGCAGCTTTCGGTGCTGTTCTCCATCGACCTGTTCGACCTGCTGGAGCAGGACGCCATCGTCGCCTTCGACGAGGTCATCGAGAGCGACGAGGAGCGCGAGTGGCTCGACGGCTTCTACCCGGGGCTGATGGAAAATGGCCAGATCGATGGCCAGACCTACGGCATTCCCTTCCAGCGCTCTACCATCGTGCTCTACTGGAACAAGGACGCTTTCGAGACCGCCGGGCTCGACCCCGAGACGCCGCCGGAGACCTGGGAGGAGATGGCCGAGATGGCCGCCGCGGTGCGCGAGGCCAGCGGCGGTGAGCAATGGGGTGTGATGGTGCCCTCCACCGGCTACCCCTACTGGATGTTCCAGGCCTTCGCCTTCCAGAACGGCCACCGGCTGATGAACGAGGAGGGCACCGAGGTCTATTTCGACGACCCTGCCGCCATCGAGGCGCTGGAGTACTGGGTCTCGCTCGCCGAGGAACACGAGGCCATGCCCGATGGCACCATCGAGTGGGGCACGCTGCGCCAGAACTTCCTCGAGCAGTCCACCGCCATGATGTGGCACAGCACCGGCAACCTCACCGCGGTGCGCAACGAGGCCTCCTTCGACTTCGGCGTGGCCATGCTGCCCATGAACACCCAGCGCGGCAGCCCCACCGGCGGCGGCAACTTCTACCTGTTCAAGGACACCAGCGAGGAAGAGCAGCGCGCGGCGATGACCTTCATCCGTTGGATGACCGACCCGGAGCGTGCCGCGGCCTGGTCGATCGAGACCGGCTACATGGGCGTAAGCCCCGCCTCCTACGAGACCGAGGCGCTGCGCAACTACGTCGAGGAGTTCCCGCCCGCGGCGGTGGCCCGCGACCAGCTCGAGCACGCCACCGCGGAACTGGCCACCTACCAGGGCGGACGCGTACGCCGGGCGCTGGACAACGCCGTGCAGGCGGCGCTGACCGGCCAGATGTCGCCCGAGGAGGCGCTCAAGCAGGCCCAGGCGGAAGCTGACGCGGCGCTGCGACGCTACGCTCGCTCACGTTGA
- a CDS encoding NAD(P)/FAD-dependent oxidoreductase translates to MSGPRPDAGIASLWRDTADRKSDLPCLRGDAQADVVIIGAGYTGLAAAHRLAQRGVAPLVLDAKPIGWGASGRNGGVVSAKFRLAFPTIAQGHGMEVARRMHRLALQSVDEVEALVEEYGLSGARFTRCGNLRCAHTERAFGYIAEEAEWMRRELGDDSLRSLSAGEVAEETGSRAFFGGVLSRGVGTLHPLNYVCGLAEGLTRRHGAIIFERTPVTGIHRDADGVRVVTTQGEIRARQAIMATNAYSDLTPASAMVKSRLVPFRSSIIATEALPTALQERLLINARSYGETRRMMRWFRKVDGRFVFGGRGAFGKRDSKAAFDALQRAMVSMFPDLAGVAITHRWSGHVGMTMDALPHVGRFDERLSYAAGYNGAGVAMSTLLGRLAADFAIGESPDVALLEAGRLKAVPLYPLREVAVRLVAGWYQFLDAIGR, encoded by the coding sequence ATGAGTGGGCCGCGGCCGGACGCCGGCATTGCCTCGCTATGGCGCGACACGGCGGACAGAAAGTCCGACCTGCCATGCCTGCGGGGTGATGCACAGGCCGATGTCGTCATCATCGGCGCGGGCTATACCGGCCTGGCAGCGGCCCATCGCCTGGCACAACGCGGCGTCGCTCCCCTGGTGTTGGATGCCAAGCCGATCGGCTGGGGGGCCAGTGGTCGCAATGGTGGCGTGGTTTCGGCCAAGTTCCGCCTGGCGTTTCCCACCATTGCCCAGGGCCATGGCATGGAGGTGGCGCGGCGCATGCATCGCCTCGCTCTTCAATCGGTGGACGAGGTGGAAGCCCTGGTCGAGGAATATGGCCTGTCAGGCGCTCGCTTCACTCGCTGCGGCAACCTGCGTTGTGCCCATACCGAGCGGGCGTTTGGCTACATCGCCGAGGAGGCGGAGTGGATGCGCCGCGAACTGGGCGATGACTCGCTGCGCAGCCTGTCGGCTGGCGAGGTGGCGGAGGAGACGGGGTCCCGTGCGTTCTTCGGCGGTGTCCTGAGTCGTGGTGTCGGCACCTTGCACCCCTTGAACTACGTGTGCGGCCTGGCCGAGGGCCTGACGAGACGCCATGGTGCCATCATCTTCGAGCGCACGCCGGTAACCGGCATCCATCGCGACGCTGACGGGGTTCGGGTCGTTACCACCCAGGGCGAGATACGGGCGCGCCAGGCCATCATGGCAACCAACGCCTACTCCGACCTTACCCCGGCCAGTGCCATGGTCAAGTCGCGACTGGTGCCGTTTCGCAGCTCGATCATTGCCACCGAGGCGCTGCCGACGGCATTGCAGGAGCGGCTGTTGATCAATGCCAGGAGCTATGGAGAGACGCGCCGCATGATGCGCTGGTTCCGCAAGGTAGACGGTCGCTTCGTGTTCGGAGGGCGCGGTGCCTTCGGCAAGCGTGATTCCAAGGCGGCTTTCGATGCCCTGCAGCGAGCGATGGTCTCGATGTTTCCCGATCTGGCGGGAGTCGCGATTACGCATCGCTGGTCGGGGCACGTCGGCATGACGATGGATGCACTACCCCATGTGGGGCGTTTCGACGAACGACTGAGCTATGCCGCCGGCTACAACGGCGCAGGCGTGGCGATGTCCACCCTGCTCGGTCGATTGGCGGCGGATTTCGCCATTGGCGAGTCGCCGGACGTGGCTCTCTTGGAGGCGGGACGCCTCAAGGCCGTACCGCTCTATCCCTTACGTGAAGTGGCGGTTCGACTGGTAGCGGGTTGGTATCAGTTCCTCGATGCGATCGGGCGCTAA
- a CDS encoding carbohydrate ABC transporter permease translates to MLIHNADRRMQIYGALLLLPAAVLLGTFAYLPTVATLINSFFLPGFRGAAPEFVGLENYAMLVEDATFWKVARNNLIYALGTIPTSIALALGMALFVNARLPGRGFVRMAYFTPTILPMIAAANIWMFFYAPQIGLFNKLLGALGLSGVNWLGDPGVALTSVIVMTVWKEAGFFMIFYLAALQSIPPELKEASDLEGTSRWSFFWRVTFPLLMPTTLFVLINALINAVRVVDHLFILTKGGPNNATNLLLYYVYENAFSFFDRTYAATITVVILLVLAVVATLKFTVLDRRTHYQ, encoded by the coding sequence ATGCTGATCCACAATGCCGACCGACGCATGCAGATCTATGGCGCGCTGTTGCTGCTGCCGGCGGCGGTGCTGCTCGGCACCTTCGCCTACCTGCCCACCGTGGCTACGCTGATCAACAGCTTCTTCCTGCCCGGCTTTCGCGGTGCCGCGCCGGAGTTCGTCGGGCTCGAGAACTACGCCATGCTGGTCGAGGACGCCACCTTCTGGAAGGTGGCGCGTAACAACCTGATCTACGCGCTGGGCACCATCCCCACCTCCATCGCCCTGGCGCTGGGCATGGCACTGTTCGTCAACGCCCGCCTGCCGGGGCGGGGCTTCGTGCGCATGGCCTACTTTACGCCGACCATCCTGCCGATGATCGCCGCGGCCAATATCTGGATGTTCTTCTACGCCCCGCAGATCGGCCTGTTCAACAAGCTGCTCGGTGCGCTGGGGCTCTCCGGCGTCAATTGGCTGGGCGACCCCGGCGTGGCGCTGACCTCGGTGATCGTGATGACGGTGTGGAAGGAGGCCGGCTTCTTCATGATCTTCTACTTGGCGGCGCTGCAGAGCATTCCGCCCGAACTCAAGGAGGCCTCGGACCTGGAGGGCACCAGCCGCTGGAGCTTTTTCTGGCGAGTGACCTTTCCGCTTTTGATGCCGACCACGCTGTTCGTGCTGATCAATGCGCTGATCAATGCCGTGCGTGTGGTCGATCACCTGTTCATCCTGACCAAGGGCGGGCCCAACAACGCCACCAACCTGCTGCTCTACTACGTCTACGAGAACGCCTTTTCGTTCTTCGACCGCACCTACGCCGCCACCATCACGGTGGTGATCCTGCTGGTGCTGGCAGTGGTGGCCACGCTCAAGTTCACCGTGCTCGACCGCAGGACGCACTACCAATGA
- a CDS encoding ABC transporter permease produces the protein MKATAIHDRYVAASGIDPSLRHRRREHTLMMLLMTPAMLVVFALLVVPLSWLIVQSFYADGGLSLEHYRRIFTEGIYWNTFLLTFRISVIVTLLALLMGYPIAYAASRLPQRWAMLVLALVILPFWTSVLVRAYAWLILLQRSGVVNQTLMASGITDSPLALMHNELGTIIATVHILLPFMVLPLYATMQKIPQDLVQAGASLGGSPLHVFMRVFFPLSLSGVLAGMTLVFVLCLGFYITPELVGGGRTVMASMLVSRNIQLYSDWGAASAVSVVLLICVLIIFYVVSRLVPLEKILGEK, from the coding sequence TTGAAAGCCACCGCGATTCATGACCGCTACGTTGCCGCAAGCGGTATCGATCCATCGCTACGCCATCGGCGCCGTGAGCATACACTGATGATGCTCTTGATGACGCCGGCCATGCTGGTGGTCTTTGCATTGCTCGTCGTGCCCTTGAGCTGGTTGATCGTCCAGTCCTTCTATGCCGATGGAGGGCTCAGCCTGGAGCACTATCGGCGGATCTTCACCGAAGGCATTTACTGGAACACTTTCCTTCTTACGTTTCGTATCAGTGTCATCGTAACCCTGCTGGCATTGCTGATGGGGTATCCGATTGCCTATGCCGCTTCGAGATTGCCGCAACGCTGGGCAATGCTGGTTCTGGCTCTCGTCATCCTGCCGTTCTGGACCAGTGTGCTGGTCAGGGCCTATGCCTGGCTGATCCTGCTGCAGCGTTCGGGCGTGGTCAATCAGACCCTGATGGCCAGCGGCATCACGGATTCTCCGCTGGCGCTGATGCATAACGAGCTCGGCACCATTATCGCCACCGTGCACATTCTGCTGCCGTTCATGGTCCTGCCGCTTTACGCCACCATGCAGAAGATTCCCCAGGACCTCGTGCAGGCGGGTGCCAGCCTTGGTGGAAGCCCGCTGCATGTCTTCATGCGGGTTTTCTTCCCCTTGTCGCTGAGCGGCGTACTGGCCGGCATGACGCTTGTCTTCGTGCTGTGCCTCGGTTTCTACATCACACCGGAGCTGGTGGGAGGGGGTCGCACAGTCATGGCCTCGATGCTGGTCAGCCGGAACATCCAGCTCTATAGCGACTGGGGCGCCGCCAGTGCCGTCAGCGTCGTTCTGCTGATCTGTGTACTGATCATCTTCTATGTGGTCAGCCGCCTGGTCCCCCTTGAGAAAATACTCGGTGAGAAATGA
- a CDS encoding HAD-IA family hydrolase: MELSNFKVLTFDVVGTLIDFETGVLEAVRRLGGSATLDLSDTVIFDAYKRGRDRFPGRSSSAMADVYRSLAEELKLPADPATAEAFQMAVFRWPAFEDSVDALKRLRKHYRLVAMTNADRTAFSCYSHTLDDPFDDSVTCDDTGVAKPNPQFFAYNRGRQAAHGYKFSEILHVAQSQYHDIGIARELGYTTCWIERRQGQQGFGGTPEPKQVTKPDFHFATLKELADAVEGV, translated from the coding sequence ATGGAACTTTCCAACTTCAAAGTTCTGACTTTCGATGTCGTGGGTACGCTGATCGATTTCGAAACGGGTGTGCTGGAGGCGGTTCGTCGGCTGGGTGGAAGCGCGACCCTGGACCTGAGCGACACCGTTATCTTCGACGCCTACAAGCGTGGGCGCGACCGCTTCCCGGGACGCTCGAGCAGCGCCATGGCCGACGTCTACCGCTCGCTGGCCGAGGAGCTGAAATTGCCCGCTGATCCGGCAACCGCGGAAGCCTTCCAGATGGCGGTATTTCGCTGGCCGGCGTTCGAGGATTCGGTGGATGCCCTCAAGCGTCTGCGCAAGCATTATCGGTTGGTGGCCATGACCAATGCTGATCGCACCGCTTTCTCCTGCTATTCCCATACACTCGACGACCCATTCGACGACAGCGTCACCTGCGACGATACCGGGGTGGCCAAGCCCAATCCTCAGTTCTTTGCCTATAACCGGGGCCGCCAGGCGGCTCATGGCTACAAGTTTTCGGAAATCCTGCACGTCGCCCAGAGCCAATACCATGATATCGGCATTGCCAGGGAACTCGGCTACACCACCTGCTGGATCGAGCGGCGCCAGGGTCAGCAGGGTTTCGGCGGCACGCCCGAGCCCAAGCAGGTGACCAAGCCGGACTTCCACTTCGCCACGCTCAAGGAACTGGCCGACGCGGTGGAGGGGGTGTGA
- a CDS encoding LysR family transcriptional regulator — MPTLRRQLPSANALFVFESAARCGNFTKAAAELGVTQPAVSRMLSLLEEHLEVQLFLRTPNGTVLTENGQILYQGITDGFQDIERAIQEIRARSTGLETVTLSVSTAFTTHWLMPRMHKLQAEFPSIDLRFQLISGSVGGSVEDVDLGVRFVSGEDVHHQAALILPEILVPVCSPAYRKQHVVGEHHDSGVTLISLSDSRIDWFELFPSFQSETLGSTHSLIFSDYAVVLQAALLGQGIAVGWMNVVSYWLDTGALVPATTKPTAIATERLCHLIHSRKKPLSPAAAEIRDWIIEETRHDVAKVASRYPELELEALIAPTRR, encoded by the coding sequence ATGCCGACCTTACGCCGCCAACTGCCCAGCGCCAACGCCCTGTTCGTCTTCGAGTCTGCCGCCCGCTGCGGCAACTTCACCAAGGCGGCCGCCGAACTGGGCGTCACCCAGCCGGCAGTCAGCCGCATGCTGTCACTTCTGGAGGAACATCTGGAGGTGCAGCTCTTCCTGCGCACGCCAAACGGCACCGTGCTGACAGAGAACGGCCAGATTCTGTATCAGGGCATCACCGATGGGTTTCAGGACATCGAGAGGGCAATTCAGGAGATCAGAGCCCGCAGCACGGGGCTCGAGACGGTCACGCTATCGGTATCGACTGCCTTTACCACCCATTGGCTGATGCCGCGCATGCACAAGCTCCAGGCCGAGTTTCCTTCCATCGACCTGCGCTTCCAATTGATCTCCGGCTCGGTGGGCGGTTCGGTGGAGGATGTCGACCTGGGCGTGAGGTTCGTCAGCGGAGAGGACGTCCATCACCAGGCGGCACTGATTCTGCCCGAGATCCTGGTACCCGTGTGCAGCCCGGCCTACCGCAAGCAGCATGTGGTTGGCGAACACCACGACTCAGGCGTCACGCTCATCAGCCTAAGTGACAGCCGCATCGACTGGTTCGAACTGTTCCCCAGCTTCCAGAGCGAAACGCTGGGCAGTACGCACTCGCTGATCTTCTCGGATTATGCCGTTGTGTTGCAGGCTGCCCTGCTCGGCCAGGGCATTGCCGTGGGCTGGATGAACGTCGTCTCGTATTGGCTGGACACCGGCGCGCTGGTGCCGGCCACCACCAAGCCAACCGCCATCGCGACAGAACGCCTCTGTCACCTCATCCACTCACGCAAGAAGCCGCTGAGCCCTGCCGCCGCCGAAATACGCGACTGGATCATCGAGGAAACCCGTCACGACGTCGCCAAGGTGGCCAGTCGTTATCCGGAGCTTGAGCTGGAAGCGCTGATAGCACCCACCCGTCGCTGA
- a CDS encoding carbohydrate ABC transporter permease, giving the protein MNRTVSPAFGRRPFALRVPSLETTAAWLLAIVWIFPLLYAIWAAFHPPAYMVRFDLFAPLTLDNFANAWAQAPFARYYLNTFLLVTGVVLAQFVVCTLAGFAFARFPIPGKDILFMLVLIQLFVFPEVLIVENYRIASGLGLVDTITGIGLPYVASAFGIFLLRQTFKTIPRELEEAARVEGCGWMAILLKVYVPLAKPTYLAYGLVSISHHWNNFLWPLVVTNSVESRPLTVGLGIFSAPETGVNWATVSAATLLSIAPLLVAFLLFQRQFVQSFLRAGIR; this is encoded by the coding sequence ATGAACCGGACCGTCAGCCCCGCTTTCGGACGCCGCCCGTTTGCCCTGCGGGTGCCGAGCCTCGAGACCACGGCCGCCTGGCTGCTGGCCATCGTCTGGATCTTTCCGCTGCTCTACGCGATCTGGGCCGCCTTCCATCCGCCGGCCTACATGGTGCGCTTCGATCTGTTCGCCCCGCTGACGCTGGACAACTTCGCCAATGCCTGGGCCCAGGCGCCTTTCGCGCGCTACTACTTGAATACCTTCCTGCTGGTTACCGGGGTGGTGCTGGCGCAGTTCGTGGTCTGCACCCTGGCGGGCTTCGCCTTCGCCCGCTTCCCCATTCCCGGCAAGGACATCCTGTTCATGCTGGTGCTGATCCAGCTGTTCGTCTTTCCCGAGGTGCTGATCGTCGAGAACTACCGCATCGCCAGCGGCCTGGGCCTGGTCGATACCATCACCGGCATCGGGCTGCCCTACGTCGCCAGCGCCTTCGGCATCTTCCTGCTACGACAGACCTTCAAGACCATCCCCCGCGAGCTGGAGGAAGCGGCAAGGGTAGAGGGCTGCGGCTGGATGGCGATCCTGCTCAAGGTCTACGTGCCCTTGGCCAAGCCCACCTACCTGGCCTACGGCCTGGTCTCGATCAGCCACCACTGGAACAACTTCCTGTGGCCGCTGGTGGTGACCAACTCGGTGGAGAGCCGCCCGCTCACCGTAGGGCTGGGCATCTTCTCGGCGCCGGAAACCGGCGTCAACTGGGCCACCGTCAGCGCCGCCACGCTGCTCAGCATCGCCCCGCTGCTGGTCGCCTTCCTGCTGTTCCAGCGCCAGTTCGTGCAGTCGTTCCTGCGGGCCGGGATTCGGTAG